The Cyclobacterium amurskyense genome contains the following window.
GTAAGTTGTTAAGGCTAAATGTATACCTTCAGAAAGAAGAACATTCCAAACCTGTTCGTAAATTAATCAAGGAATTATTACCTGAAGGCGCATTCCCGGCCATTACCCTGATAGTTGCTAATCAACCTCGTGAAAAAGTATTGTTAACCATGGATGCGATTGCTGTTGCGCCCATGACCTCAGTAAGTTCCAGGGGTGTGAATCTTCCGTTTAGCAAAGGGCTTTATGAAAAAACCAATCGTGCTGCTGTTGCTGTTTTACCGGCAGGTAGGAAGGTATTTATCGCAGGTCAGGCTGAACCTGGCAAAGACCTTTTGGAAGCCAGTGACAAAACCATGCAAAACCTTTTTGCTACACTTGCTTATATAGGGGCCAGTGCCAGTGATGTGGTCCAGGTTAAAGCTTTTATCAATCCCATTGAGGATGCGGCAGCAGTAGAAAAAGTGATCGCTGCTTTTTTCAGAGGACAGCAAGTACCCCCTATTGTCATGGTAGAATGGTTGGTGGAAGAAAACAAGGCTGAAATAGAATTGGTCGCTTCTGCTCCTGAGCACTACAATGACAAAGAAGCTGTCAGTTATTACGCACCACCGTGGATGATTCAGGCTACCACCTACAGTAGGATAGTAGACATTAAAAAAGGAAGGCTATTGTTTACTTCCGGCTTGTATGCGGAAGAAGGAAAAGATGCGGAAGAAAAAGCGAGAAACCTTTTTGGGACCTTGTCGCGAATTCTTGAAAAAGCCGGATCCAGTTACGACCACCTGGTAAAAGCAAGTTACTATCCCTCCCATGAAAAAGGGCGTGAAGGCTTGATGAAAGTACGAACCGAATTTTACAATCCCGAAAGACCGCCTGTAGCTTCCTTGATAAGGATTCAGGGAACCGGCCATGAAGGCATTTACTTAAATGTCGATATGGTTGCAGTGGTGCCGGACTGATTTGGTAAAGCTTTTCAAGCCCTGGCCTCAGGACTGGTCAAAGTTTAGCGAAGCGTAACTTTAGACCCAAAATGAAAGTTGAAAACTTTCATAACCCTTGCCTGAGTGTAGATTGCATCTACACTCATATATCCAACCGAAATGTGATTGGATGTTGAAATTTGGAGCAAGATCTCGAATTTTAAACCTAAGGTCATTGGTAAAGAAATTAAGGGCGAACTCAAGTTGAAAACTTTCGTCATGATAGGTCGATTTGCCACTATCGATTGAACTTAGACCATAGGGAAACTTTACCAAGTATTTATTAACTTAGTGGAATAAATAAACCGGATAAGGATGGATATTCAATCAATAAAAGTCGACTTAATCGATTGGATCACAAAGCTAGAAGATCGAAAAGTACTTGAACAGATCCAGGCTTATAAATATAGGCAAGGTGAAGGGTTAAGTAAGGCTCATAAAGCATTGCTGGATGAGCGGATAGCTTCCTATGAAAAGGATCCTAGCAAAGTGGTGGATTGGAGCGATGTGATGAAGGAGATAGAAAGCGGCCAATGAGCTATAAGGTAAAGCTGCTCAGCGAGGCCAGTTTGGATATCAAAGAAATCATTGAATGGTACAATGAAGAAAAGCAGGGTTTAGGTAGACGCTTTTATAAATCTTTGAAATCAAGGCTAAATTACATCAGTAATTATCCGTTTCACTGTCAGGTTGCATATAGAGATATTAGAAATATATTGGTCGATAAGTTTCCTTATCAGATTCATTTTAGGATTAAAGAATCTGAAAAATCCATTATTGTTATTGCAATTACCCATACTAGCAGAAATCCTAGAGTGTGGAAAAGAAAAAGATAGTTTCGACTAAATGTAGCATTACCTCTGGTCAAAGTTTAGCAGCGCGTAAATTAGAGCAGAAGGAAAAATATATGAAAAAATAGTATATTTGATAAGAGGCAGTTTTATGGATATTCAGGCAGAGAAATTACAGTTGATAGAATGGCTCGCGGGACTTAATGATGCCAAAGTACACAATGAGTTTATTGCTTTGAAGAAAAAAATGGAAGTGGATTGGTGGGATAGGATCAGTGCCGAAGAGCGGGAAGAGGTTGAAATGGGTCTTTCTCAAGCAGATAAAGGTGAAGTCACTCCCCACAAGGAAGTAATGGCGAAGTATAAGAAATGGCTTTAGAAATCGTATGGACTAATCGTGCCCAAACAGGTTTTGCGGGAATTATTAAGTCCTTGGAAACTCAACTTTCATAACCTTTGCCTGAGTGTAGATTGCATCTACACTCGAGTATCCAACCGAAAGGTAATTTGGTATTGAGAATAGGATATTGAATTTTTCAACTTTCCTAACCGCATCCAAGTGTAATTTGTAAACGCTCACCTTTACCAAATTATCAAAACTTTTACCATGTCGAAACCGATTGCTCTATTCAATATCCACAGTTAACTGCACAAAGCCCATTTCGTCTTGCCTATTTATATACATCCATATTTTACCGTCCTTGACAAAATGGTAGCCAGGTGGTGTATTTAGCGCTTCAACAAGAGACGCTGCAATCACATTAAAATCAGGGTCAAAAACAGTCAGGTACACGGCTGATTCAGTATCCTGATAATTTTCTACATCCTTTCCTATTTTGATAATTTTATGGGAAAACCGGTAAAACAGCTGCTTCTCTTCATCCCAAAGGGGAGCCATAAAATTAATCTCCCTACGCATGTCTAAGGATGTCTGCTTAAACGCCTCTTCGTTTTCAAAATCATGATTGTATTTCCCTGTTTTTTTATCAGCAGTCAATTTACTCTGGTAATCGATCTGCAACAGGCTGTCATTATCATAAATGAGAATACTGTTTGAAATTTCATTGCTGATAATGTAACTTTCTTGGTGCTTACTTATCGTTACAGTTGGAGAGGACATTTGGATTCTGGAAGGACTACTTAACCTAAACCGAAAATTTTCTAATGCTTCAAAAGGTAAAGGTACTTTAGTGAGGGATTGGGTTTCTGTATTCAAAATTCCCAAGGCATAGGTTTTCTCACTATTATCTCGAATCAATCCTATCATGGTGTGTAGATCAACCATCTGGTTACTTAAAAATTGAAAACTTTCACTTTCTGCCATCTTGTCTCCGGCAAATGCTTTATCATTAAAAGTAAATTCACTCCTCTTGCTTCCTTCTAAATCGAATAGTCCTACATTCATATAGCCCATAAAGGCAATGGAATTGGAGGAAATGAGGTTCAATCCAAAAACCATCCCGCCTACGCCATTGGGTCCTTCCTTTTCAAAGGGAAGTTTATCTGCCAGTATCCCCTTGTTCAAATCAATCTTTTCGAGGGTATAATCATTTGGGTTAAAATTATACAAGTATTGTTTTTTCTCATCAAGTGCAGCCACCTGAAGCCCGGCATTTAAATAAAGAAATTCATCTACCGGATCGATTAGTAGGGTATCAAGCGTAAAATGTATCTCCAAAGGAACATTCACTTTGCCCTCGTTTTTTTCTCCACAATAAACTAATAAACCACATAGAACAATGATGAATGATTTTTTCATAGATAAAGGTATATTTTATTAGGTAGGAGTATTTATGATTTTCTAAATTCGATTATTGATTACAAATCAAAACTAAGGCGGACAAACCCCATCTCGTCCTTAATATTCTCAAAAATCCAAATTTTGCCGTCTTTGGCGAAATGGTGAGCAGGTGCTTTGTCCAAGACAGGCACCCGAGACTCCCGCAGCATATTTAAATTACCATCATAGACAGTAAGATAGACTTTGGCTCCAGATGGATTAGGTAAGAGTTGACCAGGAGGAGGGCTTGGCTCTTGACTGTAATCCAATTCGTATGAAAATCTCAAATACACCTGACGGCTCTCGTCCCAGAAAGGACTGTTGTAAGAAATTTCAGCCAAGCTTTCCCTGAGGAGCTCTTGAAACATGATTCTGTCGTTTATTTTTTCGGGGAAAACGGTTTCTTTATCACGGGGAATCCAACCGTCTTCAAAAGTCTTTTTGCCAAAATCTTTCTCTCCGGGTTCCTTAATAGATAGGTCTGAACTTCCAAACAAGCCCAGCAATACCTTGCCATTGATCACCTTCAGGTATTCCCCTCCTCCTACAAACAAAGAAGTGGTCCCATCGTCAAAATCCGTTTGGTATTGCATAGATTTTTTTAATATGGGGCTTTTCACTTTTCGGTAGGTTTTTTTATCGATATCCCAAAACAAGACTTCTGGTTCCCTATTACCGGGAGCTATATATACGCCGGCATAAGAAGAGGTGGTACCGGGTAAACGCTCAGGATATAGCACGTTCCCCTCTTCGTTATTTGAAACAAATGCCGGTATTTCCGATGGTCCTACGGAAAACAGTTTTTTTCCGCTGCTGTTAAACAAGGCATGCTTTTTATAGCCCGACATCAAAAACCTGTTCTCTTCAACAAGTTTTATTCCAAGCATATATTCCCCTAAACCATTCGGCCCTTCTTCTTCGAATGGAAGTATGGAAGCAAGCACCAACTTATCCAAATCGATCTGCTCTATAGAAATGGTTTGCCGGTTTAGGTTATACAGATATCGTTTTTTATCGTCAAGTACAGCTGAACGCAGTTCATTGTTCAGAAACAGAATTTCTCCTTTGGAATCGATTTTTACAGTATCAAGCGTAAAATTCAAATCCGCAACTATCGCTTTTTCACCGGAAGAATCGGCAGATCCACATGCCCACAAAAAGAAAAAAAGCAAAGCGTAAAAGAATTGTTTCATGGGTTTTATAGATTTAGAGAGAAAAATAAAGAAAAAATGAGCGGGTTAAAAGCTAATTCTGCTTAAAAACCCCAGTCTGGTCTAAGTTAATTGTGCATAATTTACACCTAAAATACCCAAAGCTTTCAACTTGCCCAAGTCGAGGTAATCCAGAACAACAAGTTAGGTTCCATTTCCCTCCCATAGTCTATGGCGGTATTTTACTGTTTTAGACCGGTATTTAACTGTTTGGAAATTGGGCTTACAAGCTAATTTCCAACTGAATTTGCAATTCGGTTTTGAGAATAGGAAAAAGATCTCGAATTTTAAACCTATGCCAATTAGATAAGGATAATGGAGCAATTACTTAAGTTGAAAACTTTCGTAATGATAGATTGAAGTAATCACTATCCCTCAATTGATGGTATTTCTATTTTAAAGTTTACTTATGCGACTTTCAAAGATTTTTTTGAGTGTATTTTATCTATTGCAGCTAAGTTTTCATTCAAACCTATTGGCTCAGGAGAGACCTCCAAATATTGTTTATATTCTGATAGATGATTTGGGTTGGAAAGACCTGGGTTGCTATGGGAGTGAATTCTATGAAACGCCAAATATTGACAAGCTAAGGGCCCAAGGGATGAAGTTTACAGCTGCTTATTCTGCAAGTCCTGTTTGTTCTCCTTCCCGTGCCAGTATATTGACAGGGAAAAATCCTGCGAATATCGGTTTTACGGGTCATATAACTGCCATTGGCAAGCATAGGTTTCCAGAGGAAGGAAGGATTATCCCTCCAGATGATTATATGCACGTTTCCCTTGAAGAAAAAATGATTCCTGAAATTTTGCTTCAGTCAGGCTATACCTCGGCAAGCATAGGCAAATGGCATGTTGGGGAAGAAGAAAAGTACTTTCCTACACATCAAGGTTTTGCTATTAACATCGCGGGATATGAACATGGCAGTCCACCGACCTATTGGGGGCCATTTGAATCGGAAAAAAGCTGGAACCCAGTGATAAAAAATCTGGACAATAGGGAAGAAGGGCAATATTTAACCAACAGACTAACCGATGAGGCCATCAATTTTATTGGTGAGAATAAAGAGGGACCCTTCTTTTTATACCTGTCCCATTATGCGGTGCATACCCCTTTAGAGGCGCCTGATTCCCTGGTAAATAAATATGAATTGAAGTTAGAAGGGCAAAAGGAGCAAAAGAATGCGATTTATGCAGCCATGATAGAGAATATGGACTGGAATGTCGGAAGGTTATTGAAGTCCCTGGATTCACTTGGCCTTGAAGGTAATACCATTGTTATTTTGGGAAGTGACAATGGAGGTGAAGG
Protein-coding sequences here:
- a CDS encoding RidA family protein, with the protein product MIILKRSVYGGVGCPSGVNFNRMKRVTLHYPLVFLMVFLGLVLESKGQFQSKTSDIRYIEPNEETGTSLGTVVGDVPLAFTDQIFPFDANGSLVGSSDLKVQLTQVIKNLEGALEAAGTDLSKLLRLNVYLQKEEHSKPVRKLIKELLPEGAFPAITLIVANQPREKVLLTMDAIAVAPMTSVSSRGVNLPFSKGLYEKTNRAAVAVLPAGRKVFIAGQAEPGKDLLEASDKTMQNLFATLAYIGASASDVVQVKAFINPIEDAAAVEKVIAAFFRGQQVPPIVMVEWLVEENKAEIELVASAPEHYNDKEAVSYYAPPWMIQATTYSRIVDIKKGRLLFTSGLYAEEGKDAEEKARNLFGTLSRILEKAGSSYDHLVKASYYPSHEKGREGLMKVRTEFYNPERPPVASLIRIQGTGHEGIYLNVDMVAVVPD
- a CDS encoding addiction module protein, with the protein product MDIQSIKVDLIDWITKLEDRKVLEQIQAYKYRQGEGLSKAHKALLDERIASYEKDPSKVVDWSDVMKEIESGQ
- a CDS encoding type II toxin-antitoxin system RelE/ParE family toxin yields the protein MSYKVKLLSEASLDIKEIIEWYNEEKQGLGRRFYKSLKSRLNYISNYPFHCQVAYRDIRNILVDKFPYQIHFRIKESEKSIIVIAITHTSRNPRVWKRKR
- a CDS encoding DUF4221 family protein — encoded protein: MKKSFIIVLCGLLVYCGEKNEGKVNVPLEIHFTLDTLLIDPVDEFLYLNAGLQVAALDEKKQYLYNFNPNDYTLEKIDLNKGILADKLPFEKEGPNGVGGMVFGLNLISSNSIAFMGYMNVGLFDLEGSKRSEFTFNDKAFAGDKMAESESFQFLSNQMVDLHTMIGLIRDNSEKTYALGILNTETQSLTKVPLPFEALENFRFRLSSPSRIQMSSPTVTISKHQESYIISNEISNSILIYDNDSLLQIDYQSKLTADKKTGKYNHDFENEEAFKQTSLDMRREINFMAPLWDEEKQLFYRFSHKIIKIGKDVENYQDTESAVYLTVFDPDFNVIAASLVEALNTPPGYHFVKDGKIWMYINRQDEMGFVQLTVDIE
- a CDS encoding DUF4221 family protein, which produces MKQFFYALLFFFLWACGSADSSGEKAIVADLNFTLDTVKIDSKGEILFLNNELRSAVLDDKKRYLYNLNRQTISIEQIDLDKLVLASILPFEEEGPNGLGEYMLGIKLVEENRFLMSGYKKHALFNSSGKKLFSVGPSEIPAFVSNNEEGNVLYPERLPGTTSSYAGVYIAPGNREPEVLFWDIDKKTYRKVKSPILKKSMQYQTDFDDGTTSLFVGGGEYLKVINGKVLLGLFGSSDLSIKEPGEKDFGKKTFEDGWIPRDKETVFPEKINDRIMFQELLRESLAEISYNSPFWDESRQVYLRFSYELDYSQEPSPPPGQLLPNPSGAKVYLTVYDGNLNMLRESRVPVLDKAPAHHFAKDGKIWIFENIKDEMGFVRLSFDL
- a CDS encoding sulfatase, yielding MRLSKIFLSVFYLLQLSFHSNLLAQERPPNIVYILIDDLGWKDLGCYGSEFYETPNIDKLRAQGMKFTAAYSASPVCSPSRASILTGKNPANIGFTGHITAIGKHRFPEEGRIIPPDDYMHVSLEEKMIPEILLQSGYTSASIGKWHVGEEEKYFPTHQGFAINIAGYEHGSPPTYWGPFESEKSWNPVIKNLDNREEGQYLTNRLTDEAINFIGENKEGPFFLYLSHYAVHTPLEAPDSLVNKYELKLEGQKEQKNAIYAAMIENMDWNVGRLLKSLDSLGLEGNTIVILGSDNGGEGRVTNNAPLREGKGYIYEGGIRVPLVIKWPGKVKPNSLSDVPVITDDMLPTIVEMAGLSNDNQDIDGVSLLPLLTGEGGWDRDMLCWYYPHYSPQAKMPGYAIRMGDYKLVEYYDPPSVELFDLSKDIGETNDLSGVDVQKVEEMKASFKEWLMEFNPILHTENPNYNPNYRSN